Genomic window (Thermodesulfobacteriota bacterium):
AGCAGTACAGGCCGGCTATCTTTTATCACGGGGAAGAACAGAAGAAGGCGGCCGAGGCGTCAAGAGACAAGCTCGCAAAGTCCGGAAGGTTCGATAAGCCGATCGTGGTCGAGATCGTCGTGGCTGCGGAGTTCTACCCCGCCGAGGATTACCACCAGATGTTCTACAAGAAGGACCCGGTCAGGTATAAATCCTACAGGTCGGGCTCGGGCAGGGACCAGTTCATCGAGGAATACTGGGGCGAGGCCGCGCTCAGCCACTGAACACGCAGACGCCTGACGACAAAACTGTATGGATTTTCTCTCATGCCGAGTATAATATAGATCGTGACCAGACTGCTGACGCTCACGGCAGTCGTTATGATTCTCTGCGGCTGCGGAAAGAATAACGAAATCGCTTACGTCCTCGCGAACGACTCCTACCGGTGCGAGGATTTCGACGTCATAAAAGAAAAAATGGTCGCGCTCATAAACAGGGCGAGGGCGCAGAGCCGTAACTGCGGCTACAAGATATACACGCCCGCCGGGCAGGTCACGTGGAACCCCACGCTCGCGAGAGTCGCTCTCGACCATTCGGTCGATATGGCGACCGGGGATTTCGTAAGCCACAAGGGCTCGGACGGTAGTCAGGTGGACGAGAGGGTCGAGGAGCTTGATTACGAATGGATGAGCGTCGGCGAGAATATATCCGCGGGCAGGGAGAGCTCGGAAGAGGTGGTGGCGGCGTGGCTCGTGAGCCCCGAGCACTGCGAGAACATAATGATGGCGAGCTTCACCGAGATAGGCGGCGCCTGTTTTCACAACAAGGACACGAAGAACAAGACCTACTGGACGGTCGTTTTCGCTTCCCCCAAAGACGGCGGTGTCAGGCAGGCCCAGATTCGACAATAGCCACGGGCCTTACCCATCCGGCGCTCGCGTTAATTATCTTTATAGGAGGGCATACGACCTTGAACCCGTAAGGCGGCAGTAGGTCGAGGTTCGTGAGCTTCTCCATCTGGCAGTATTCCCTCTCGATCCCGGCAAAGTGCGCACCCCAGATGACGCCCGGATCCCCCGTCCTCTTAAACTCCTCCACCATCGCCCAGAAGGGCCTGTCCCACCCCGCGGAATCCGTCCCCATAACCTTCACGCCCTGAGAGGCGAGCCATAACGTGGACTCCTTCCCGAGCCCCGGGAACTGCGACCAGTATTCCTTCCTCCCCCATAGCCTGTCCGCACCGGTCATCACGAGGACTATGTCGAACGGCTTCAGCTCATATCCAGTTACGCGGAGCGAAATTTTGAGATCGTCCGTGGTGATGAGCTCCCCCGGCTTCTTGTGCGTCATGTCTATGACGACGCCGTCGCCGTAGAACCACTCGACGGGCAGCTCGTCTATTGTCTTCGCCTTCTTTCCTTCCGATATTGGATGATAGTGCCACGGGGCGTCCATGTGAGTGCCGACGTGGGTGCCGAGCGTCACGTACTCGTTCGCCCACCCGAGGCCGCCGGGCAGGTCGGAGCGGCCGCACTCAAAGCGCATCATCATGTACTCGGCCGTGTCCTCGTGCTTTTCGTACCTTATCTCGAGCCTCTGGTGCTCGGGGCCGGGCGCGGGCTCAATCGTTATGCCGAGGTCAATGATCCGTGTTCCTCTGCTCATACGGCTATTATATTTAAATTCAGCCTGGATGAAAAGACGAAGAGAGTCTGGAAGAGAGTCTGATGGGTCAGTCTTTTGCGCCTGCTCCCAGAACCTCGGAGACGGCGGAGAGGACGGCGTCGTGTATCAGCCCGTTCGTCCCTACTATGCCTTTATTGCCCGAGAGCGTGCGCCCGAGCGAGAAGTCGAGCTCCTTGCCGTCTATGTCAGTCACTATCCCACCCGCTTCCTCGACTATTATCGAGCCCGCGGCGTGGTCCCATATCTTCTCGACATAGTCTTTGCGAGTCGGGAGTCTCAGGTAAATGGAAGCGTCGCCCCTCGCGAGCACGGCGTATTTGCACTGGCTGTCGATCCTTATAGGAGGCGCCTTGACGCCAAGGAGCTCAGCTATACGCGCGGAGTCCCCGTGAGAGGAATGCGCGGATTCGACCGACTCACAGAAGGGCGCGTGCTTCGTGTCCGTGATATCGGATACCGCAATCCGCTGGGGAGTGTTGTGCTCGATAGGGCGCATAGAAGAGCCCTGTCCCCTCACCGCCGTAAGTATGCAGCCCTTGCCTGCGTCAGGATGCCTGAGGTCGAGCGGCAGGGCAGGGCAGCCGAGCACGCCCAGGACCACGCGGCCGTTTTCAATCAGCGCGAGAGCTATGGCGTACTGCTCCCCTCTCAAGAACCCCTTAGTCCCGTCTATGGGGTCGAGCGTCCAGAAAACTCCGCTCTCCCCTCCTACGTAGTCCCCCGCGTCTATCGCCGCGACGAGGCCCGCTTCGTCCATTCCGGGGAATACCTCCCCCGCGTACTCGAGTATGCGGGCGGTGAGGGCTTCCCCTCCTTCCGATCTCAATTCGGACGAGTCCTCTTCGGCGACGATCGGTATATCGGGGAACGATTTCATGAGTTCGTGGCATATCACGGCCTGCGCCCCGAAGTCGGCGACGGTGACGGGAGAGTCGTCCTTCTTTTTCACCGTCTCTTCCGACACGAGCGAGGACTGCACGCTCATGCAGAGCCCGCAGGCCTTTCTCACGGCCTCGACCGCGGCTTTCAGCTCGGATTCATAATTCATCTGTTGCTCCTGTTGTTTTAGTTTACGAGCGGAAAATTCTACCATGTATCTCGTTGTTCAAAACCCCGGGTGCTTTATCAGGACGAGGAACCCCCTCCTCCTCTGCAGTGAAAAGAGAGCGAACCCCGCTATGTCGTGCGCTGCGTGCGCTGCCATCACGACCGGAAGCGATCCGGTGTAGAGGTATATCGCTCCCAATATCACGCCTTCCAAAAACGCCCAGAGCGAGAAGAGGGCGAGGCGCTTTTTCCGTATTACGTGGAATATTGCGAACACTGCTGCGGATAATGTTACAGCGGAGAAATTCCCGAAATCGAGAGTCTCTACCATGTACTGAAGGAGTATGCCCCGGAAGAACATCTCCTCGCCCGCGGCGAGGAGGCCTCCGGCTAATATCGTGTGGAGGCGCTGCACGCTGAAATATCCGGCCATCTCCATCCAGAGCCTGACGAATGAGGTGTGGAATACTGTCACGAGCAAGAGGCAGACCGCGAGGTCTGACGCCAGTATAAAACCTAGTGCGAGAATGAATTGCCAGAGTGTTGCTTCACTTGTATATAGATTCCAATCTATTCCGATGAGATATTTGAGGAGGAGGGAGAGAGACGCGAATACGAGCGTCGCCGCGATAGAAAGCACCGTACTTTTTTTTATCGAGAACAGCATCGCTCTCCCGCCCCGTAACCCGGTTCAGTTTAACGGCGTGGGAGCGGCAAGTCCAACCGTTACGGGAGAGCGCCCGCGGCCTTCATGAACGGGATCATGCAGCTTTCTATCGACGGAGGGTGAAAGAGGAGCACGACCGGGGCTAGAATGAAAAGGGCGGCGAAGAGCCGTCCCCTCAGTCCGCGGTTGATTCCGTATCTAATGCCGGGTCCGGATTTCTCCATGAAAATCCCGCCCGCCTGGATGAGAAAGAAGAGCGTAGGCAGGCCGTACCAGGCGTCCGCCGGGAGCGATATGAGGAGCTCGTGGAGGATACCGGAGAATACGAAAGCGGCCACGACGGCGTATACAATGCCACACTTTCTCAAGACAGGCCTGAAGACGAATATGCGGGCCAGGTCGCGGAAGGCGAGGTTCCACCTGCTGCTCCAGAATTCCGGGAGCGACGATGCGAGGAGCGGAGAGTTCATCATCGGGACGGCGTGAACGCCGCGGCTCCTCCAGTAGAGTGAGAGCATGTGGAATGTGCCGAAGAAGGAGAAGAGGAGAAAGCCTGTGAGCCCGATATATCCTGCCGTCAAGGTATGCCGCGGATAAAACATACGCGCTACTAGAAAGAAAAGAACGAGGCCCAGCGCGGTCTTTAGGAAAGCGAGAAGCCATTCCGTTCCTGCGGGCCTGGGGACTTTGATCCTCCTGTCGAAAAACGCGACGGCGTCCATTCCTACCCAGCAGAAGAGATACCCAATAGCGCACTTCAACCCCGGCCTCGCGCCCATGCGCACGGCCCTCCTGTACGTGAGCCATTTGAACCCGTAGAAGATCGAAAAGGCGACCGCGAAGAGAGTCCCCCACGCCGGCAGCGTGTGGCGCGACGCCGGTATCGCGAGCGCAGGGATCAGAAAGAGCGGTATCCAGTCCGTGGGGGATTTCTTCATTTGCCTGATTAATACGGATATTCCCCGGATTCGGATTGGTTATTTTTTCGCAGCGGATGCGGGATGCATTTCCTGCAAGTGTGAGCTACTTCGGCTGGAGAGTTCCGGAGATGCCGCTCCTTACTCTGGAGAGGAAGTGCAAGAAGCTCTCCCGCCACTCAAGCACGAGGCTGAACACGGCGGGGACGAGTATGAGCGTGAAGACCGTCGAAACGCTGAGGCCGCCCACGACGACGCTCCCGAGGCCTCTATAAAACTCCGACCCCGAGCCGGGGGAGACGACGAGCGGGAACATGCCGACGACACTCGTGAGGGTGCTTATGAAAATAGGCCTGATGCGGGTCTTCACCGAATCGACGATCGCTTCTGTAGGGTTCATTCCCTCTTCCCGCATGTTGTTGAGCGCCTGATGGACCACGAGTATGGCGTTATTGACGACCGAGCCTATTAGTATGATGAACCCGAGCATCGTGAGTATGTTGAGAGGCTCGTAGACGAAAAGGTTCAATATGAAGAGACCAAGGAACCCGCCGAACGATGCGAGAGGCACGCTGAACATGATTACGAAGGGATAGACGAAGCTTTCGTATAGGGACGACAGGAGAAGAAAGCAGATGACTGCCGCGAGAAGGAAATTCCACTGGAACGTTTTTCTCGCGAGCGTGAGGTCGTCCGCCGTGCCCGTGAGTATCGCGTTATACGAGCCGCTCAATTGCCCGCTTTCTCTTAGCGGGTTTAGTATCTCCGTGTTTATTACCTCTATCGCCGTCTCGAGCGGCATCGAGGCGGGGGGGATTACCGAAATGGCGATCGACCTCTGACGCTCGTAATGGTTGATCTGCTCGGGCCCGGTCGTGAGCCTGACGTCCGCTATCGATCCGAGAGTGACCATCTTGCCGTCCCCCGTATTCACCATCAGGTCTTCGACAGCCTGCGTCCTGCTCGCGTACTCGTCCTTCCCCCTGAGCGCAAGGTCTATCTCGTCGCCGTTCATCTGGTACTCGCTTACGACGGCCCCGTCGACGAGCGCGTTCAGCATGAAACCGAGCTCCTCGTTCGAGATGCCGGCGTCCGAGGCGCGCTCCCTGTCGAGCGTGAGCTGGAGCTCCGGGTTCCCGAGGTCGAGGCTCGGTATCGGGCGCACCTGGGCCTCGGGGAGCTTCTGCATGGAGGCGAGGAATACGTTCATTCCCAGGCCGACCAGCTTCTCCATGTCGGGCCCCGTGAGCTGGATATTTACCGAGCGCCCCTCGCCTATGCCCCTCTCGAAGATGCTCGCCTGCGCGACTATCGCTATCATGCCCGGTATCTTGTTAAGCGAGGCCTGGAGTACGGGTATTATCTCCTTTATCTTTTCCTTTTCCGATTCCTTGACGGCCGCTCCCATAAAGACCTGCCGCCCGGCAGCGACGTAGAAGAAATTCTCGATCGGCGGGCCCGCCAGCTTCTCCGCTTCGGGCGAGCCGGGTTTTGCGTCCCAGTACGGACGGAGGTCGCTCTCTATCTGCTTCCCTATGTCCGTGAATTCCGCGATGTTGTATCCGGGGGGAGGGATGAGTATGCCGAATACGAGGTTCTGGTTCCCCTCGGGCAGGTATTCCGCATTCGGCGTCATTATCCAGCTGAGGAAAATGGACCCGATCGTGAATCCCAGTATCACCGCGAGCCTCGTCTTCCTGTGTGTAATGATCCGTTTTACGAGACCGGCCGTCCAGTCGGCGAATCCCGTCGTCTTCTCCGCGTATCCCCAGAGGTTAGAGAAATTCCGGCCTTCCTTCTCCTTCGCCAGGCTGAGAGTCCTCGCGGTGAGAGCCGGTATCAGCGTTATCGAGATCACGAGGCTCAGGAACGACGTGACCGTGATCGCTATGGCTATGTCCTTGAACAGCTGGCCCGCCTGGTCTTCGACGAATATTATCGGGATGAATACGGAGGTCG
Coding sequences:
- a CDS encoding CAP domain-containing protein — translated: MTRLLTLTAVVMILCGCGKNNEIAYVLANDSYRCEDFDVIKEKMVALINRARAQSRNCGYKIYTPAGQVTWNPTLARVALDHSVDMATGDFVSHKGSDGSQVDERVEELDYEWMSVGENISAGRESSEEVVAAWLVSPEHCENIMMASFTEIGGACFHNKDTKNKTYWTVVFASPKDGGVRQAQIRQ
- a CDS encoding cyclase family protein; this encodes MSRGTRIIDLGITIEPAPGPEHQRLEIRYEKHEDTAEYMMMRFECGRSDLPGGLGWANEYVTLGTHVGTHMDAPWHYHPISEGKKAKTIDELPVEWFYGDGVVIDMTHKKPGELITTDDLKISLRVTGYELKPFDIVLVMTGADRLWGRKEYWSQFPGLGKESTLWLASQGVKVMGTDSAGWDRPFWAMVEEFKRTGDPGVIWGAHFAGIEREYCQMEKLTNLDLLPPYGFKVVCPPIKIINASAGWVRPVAIVESGPA
- a CDS encoding 3'(2'),5'-bisphosphate nucleotidase, which produces MNYESELKAAVEAVRKACGLCMSVQSSLVSEETVKKKDDSPVTVADFGAQAVICHELMKSFPDIPIVAEEDSSELRSEGGEALTARILEYAGEVFPGMDEAGLVAAIDAGDYVGGESGVFWTLDPIDGTKGFLRGEQYAIALALIENGRVVLGVLGCPALPLDLRHPDAGKGCILTAVRGQGSSMRPIEHNTPQRIAVSDITDTKHAPFCESVESAHSSHGDSARIAELLGVKAPPIRIDSQCKYAVLARGDASIYLRLPTRKDYVEKIWDHAAGSIIVEEAGGIVTDIDGKELDFSLGRTLSGNKGIVGTNGLIHDAVLSAVSEVLGAGAKD
- a CDS encoding type II CAAX endopeptidase family protein, with the protein product MLFSIKKSTVLSIAATLVFASLSLLLKYLIGIDWNLYTSEATLWQFILALGFILASDLAVCLLLVTVFHTSFVRLWMEMAGYFSVQRLHTILAGGLLAAGEEMFFRGILLQYMVETLDFGNFSAVTLSAAVFAIFHVIRKKRLALFSLWAFLEGVILGAIYLYTGSLPVVMAAHAAHDIAGFALFSLQRRRGFLVLIKHPGF
- a CDS encoding MBOAT family protein, which gives rise to MKKSPTDWIPLFLIPALAIPASRHTLPAWGTLFAVAFSIFYGFKWLTYRRAVRMGARPGLKCAIGYLFCWVGMDAVAFFDRRIKVPRPAGTEWLLAFLKTALGLVLFFLVARMFYPRHTLTAGYIGLTGFLLFSFFGTFHMLSLYWRSRGVHAVPMMNSPLLASSLPEFWSSRWNLAFRDLARIFVFRPVLRKCGIVYAVVAAFVFSGILHELLISLPADAWYGLPTLFFLIQAGGIFMEKSGPGIRYGINRGLRGRLFAALFILAPVVLLFHPPSIESCMIPFMKAAGALP
- a CDS encoding efflux RND transporter permease subunit, whose protein sequence is MKLVETSINKPVSVAVGVIFVILFGIISLYRIPVQLTPDVEKPRITVSTFWEGASPYEIESEVIREQEDELKAVDGLVEMTSESQDSQGTIVLEFEIGTDIESAVVDVSNKLNQVPDYPDEVEQPVISTTDVTSTALAWFMLKPVKGNDADIYAYYDFADDYIKPAFERVTGVGSSNVFGGYEREMQVIVDPNALAVRGITLLDMAQALRRENDNYSAGDFDEGKRRYIVRTVGEYKSPEDIGNVIITRKNGAPVYVKDVAEVKLGFKDAQFAVRQNGEPGIAINAVKEAGANSIEVMEGLREAVKELNEGELAKMGLELRNVYEETGYIIDAIGLVKENIIVGGLLAILVLFLSLRSVSSTLIIAVATPLSVVGTFVVMMFMGRTINVISLAGMAFAVGLIIDNSIVVLENIYRHMEMGKSRIRASFDGTVEVWGALVANTLTTTSVFIPIIFVEDQAGQLFKDIAIAITVTSFLSLVISITLIPALTARTLSLAKEKEGRNFSNLWGYAEKTTGFADWTAGLVKRIITHRKTRLAVILGFTIGSIFLSWIMTPNAEYLPEGNQNLVFGILIPPPGYNIAEFTDIGKQIESDLRPYWDAKPGSPEAEKLAGPPIENFFYVAAGRQVFMGAAVKESEKEKIKEIIPVLQASLNKIPGMIAIVAQASIFERGIGEGRSVNIQLTGPDMEKLVGLGMNVFLASMQKLPEAQVRPIPSLDLGNPELQLTLDRERASDAGISNEELGFMLNALVDGAVVSEYQMNGDEIDLALRGKDEYASRTQAVEDLMVNTGDGKMVTLGSIADVRLTTGPEQINHYERQRSIAISVIPPASMPLETAIEVINTEILNPLRESGQLSGSYNAILTGTADDLTLARKTFQWNFLLAAVICFLLLSSLYESFVYPFVIMFSVPLASFGGFLGLFILNLFVYEPLNILTMLGFIILIGSVVNNAILVVHQALNNMREEGMNPTEAIVDSVKTRIRPIFISTLTSVVGMFPLVVSPGSGSEFYRGLGSVVVGGLSVSTVFTLILVPAVFSLVLEWRESFLHFLSRVRSGISGTLQPK